A part of Brachybacterium faecium DSM 4810 genomic DNA contains:
- a CDS encoding argininosuccinate lyase (PFAM: Lyase~TIGRFAM: argininosuccinate lyase): protein MSEDHATTGGTTPGGAPAAGASGTGPSADPSAAQEKASLWGGRFGSGPAAALAALSVSTHFDWRLAQYDLRGSKAHANVLHAAGLLDDAELAGMQDALDLLAADVASGEFAAAPEDEDVHTALERGLIERAGPELGGKLRAGRSRNDQIATLIRLFIRDQSRAIGGQVLDLVDVLVARAREVHGAAMPGRTHLQHAQPLLLSHHLLAHAWPLLRDVERLRDLDARADASPYGSGALAGSSLGLDPQAVAAELGFSDSVWNSIDGTASRDLTAEFSFVLAMIGIDLSRLAEEIILWNTKEFSFITLDDAYSTGSSIMPQKKNPDIAELARGKAGRVVGDLVGLLTTLKALPLAYNRDLQEDKEPVFDQVDSLDLVLPAFTGMMATLVFHTDRMAELAPQGFSLATDIADHLVRRGVPFRSAHEISGACVKVAESQDKELWDLTDAELGEISEHLDSSVRAVLSVDGSIASRDAKGGTAPVRVAEQEEAADAAISALRRFTRDR, encoded by the coding sequence ATGAGCGAGGACCACGCCACGACGGGCGGCACCACGCCGGGCGGCGCTCCCGCAGCCGGTGCGTCGGGCACCGGGCCGTCGGCGGATCCCTCGGCCGCGCAGGAGAAGGCCTCGCTGTGGGGCGGCCGCTTCGGCTCCGGGCCGGCGGCCGCGCTCGCGGCCCTGTCGGTCTCCACCCACTTCGACTGGCGCCTGGCGCAGTACGACCTGCGCGGCTCGAAGGCCCACGCGAACGTGCTGCATGCCGCCGGGCTGCTGGACGATGCGGAGCTCGCCGGGATGCAGGACGCGCTGGATCTCCTCGCGGCCGACGTCGCCTCCGGCGAGTTCGCGGCTGCCCCGGAGGACGAGGACGTGCACACCGCTCTCGAGCGCGGCCTCATCGAGCGGGCCGGCCCGGAGCTCGGCGGCAAGCTGCGCGCCGGCCGCTCCCGCAACGACCAGATCGCCACCCTCATCCGACTGTTCATCCGGGACCAGTCCCGGGCGATCGGGGGGCAGGTGCTCGACCTGGTGGACGTCCTGGTGGCGCGGGCCCGCGAGGTGCACGGCGCGGCGATGCCGGGCCGCACCCACCTCCAGCACGCCCAGCCCCTGCTGCTGAGCCACCACCTGCTGGCCCACGCCTGGCCGCTGCTGCGGGACGTGGAGCGGCTGCGCGACCTGGACGCCCGTGCGGACGCCTCGCCGTACGGCTCCGGGGCGCTGGCCGGCTCGAGCCTCGGCCTGGATCCGCAGGCGGTCGCCGCGGAGCTCGGCTTCTCCGACTCGGTGTGGAACTCGATCGACGGGACCGCTTCGCGCGATCTCACCGCCGAGTTCTCCTTCGTGCTCGCCATGATCGGGATCGATCTCTCGCGCCTGGCGGAGGAGATCATCCTGTGGAACACCAAGGAGTTCTCGTTCATCACCCTGGATGACGCCTACTCCACGGGCTCCTCGATCATGCCGCAGAAGAAGAACCCGGACATCGCCGAGCTCGCGCGCGGCAAGGCCGGCCGCGTGGTGGGCGACCTGGTGGGCCTGCTGACCACGCTCAAGGCGCTGCCGCTCGCGTACAACCGCGACCTGCAGGAGGACAAGGAGCCGGTGTTCGACCAGGTCGATTCGCTCGATCTGGTGCTGCCGGCCTTCACCGGGATGATGGCCACGCTGGTGTTCCACACCGACCGCATGGCCGAGCTCGCCCCGCAGGGCTTCTCGCTCGCCACCGACATCGCGGATCATCTGGTGCGCCGCGGCGTGCCCTTCCGCAGCGCGCACGAGATCTCCGGCGCCTGCGTGAAGGTCGCCGAGAGCCAGGACAAGGAGCTGTGGGATCTCACCGACGCCGAGCTGGGCGAGATCTCCGAGCACCTGGACAGCTCCGTGCGCGCGGTGCTGTCCGTCGACGGGTCGATCGCCTCGCGCGACGCCAAGGGCGGCACCGCCCCGGTGCGCGTGGCGGAGCAGGAAGAGGCGGCCGACGCGGCGATCTCCGCGCTGCGCCGCTTCACCCGCGACCGCTGA
- a CDS encoding argininosuccinate synthase (PFAM: Arginosuccinate synthase~TIGRFAM: argininosuccinate synthase), with the protein MTEKIVLAYSGGLDTSVAIGWIHDATGADVIACAVDVGQGGEDLEVIRQRALDCGAVEAYVADARDEFAEEYCMPALQANALYMDAYPNVSAISRPVITKHLVKAAKKFGATTVAHGCTGKGNDQVRFEVSITSLAPELKCIAPVRDLALTRDKAIEYAERKGLPIETTKHNPFSIDQNVWGRAIETGFLEDIWNEPTKDVFSYTDDPAFPPVADEVVISFERGVPVAIDGRSVSPLEAIQELNRRAGAQGIGRIDIVEDRLVGIKSREVYEAPGAMTLITAHQELERVTLEREQARFKRTVSDRWTDLVYDGQWFSPLKKSLDAFLSDTQRYVSGDIRLTLHGGRATVTGRRTETGLYDFNLATYDEGDTFDQGSARGFIDIYGLAAKQAAARDVAFGNGEDLDAASEAQA; encoded by the coding sequence GTGACCGAAAAGATCGTCCTCGCCTACTCCGGCGGCCTCGACACCTCTGTGGCCATCGGCTGGATCCACGACGCCACCGGCGCCGACGTCATCGCCTGCGCGGTGGATGTCGGCCAGGGCGGCGAGGACCTCGAGGTCATCCGCCAGCGCGCCCTGGACTGCGGTGCCGTCGAGGCGTACGTGGCCGACGCCCGGGACGAGTTCGCCGAGGAGTACTGCATGCCGGCGCTCCAGGCGAACGCCCTGTACATGGACGCCTACCCGAACGTCTCCGCGATCTCCCGCCCGGTGATCACCAAGCACCTGGTCAAGGCCGCGAAGAAGTTCGGCGCCACCACGGTCGCCCACGGCTGCACCGGCAAGGGCAACGACCAGGTCCGCTTCGAGGTGTCCATCACCTCGCTCGCCCCCGAGCTCAAGTGCATCGCGCCTGTGCGCGACCTCGCCCTGACCCGCGACAAGGCCATCGAGTACGCCGAGCGGAAGGGCCTGCCGATCGAGACCACCAAGCACAACCCCTTCTCGATCGACCAGAACGTGTGGGGCCGCGCCATCGAGACCGGCTTCCTCGAGGACATCTGGAACGAGCCCACCAAGGACGTCTTCAGCTACACCGATGACCCGGCCTTCCCGCCGGTCGCCGACGAGGTCGTCATCTCCTTCGAGCGCGGCGTCCCGGTCGCGATCGACGGCCGCAGCGTCTCCCCGCTCGAGGCGATCCAGGAGCTCAACCGCCGCGCCGGCGCCCAGGGCATCGGCCGCATCGACATCGTCGAGGACCGCCTGGTGGGCATCAAGTCCCGCGAGGTCTACGAGGCGCCCGGGGCGATGACGCTGATCACCGCCCACCAGGAGCTCGAGCGGGTCACCCTCGAGCGCGAGCAGGCCCGTTTCAAGCGCACCGTGAGCGACCGCTGGACCGACCTCGTCTATGACGGCCAGTGGTTCTCCCCGCTGAAGAAGTCCCTGGACGCCTTCCTCTCCGACACCCAGCGCTATGTCAGCGGCGACATCCGCCTGACCCTGCACGGCGGCCGCGCCACCGTCACCGGGCGCCGCACGGAGACCGGGCTGTACGACTTCAACCTCGCCACCTACGACGAGGGCGACACCTTCGACCAGGGCAGCGCCCGCGGCTTCATCGACATCTACGGGCTGGCCGCCAAGCAGGCCGCGGCCCGCGACGTGGCCTTCGGCAACGGCGAGGACCTCGACGCCGCCTCCGAGGCGCAGGCATGA
- a CDS encoding transcriptional regulator, ArgR family (PFAM: Arginine repressor, DNA binding domain; Arginine repressor, C-terminal domain~TIGRFAM: arginine repressor), with protein sequence MSEARRALAQTKTSRQQRIVQLLTHREVSSQSQLAQLLTAEGIEVTQATLSRDLVELQAEKVRGSAGSLVYRLPPEGGSARPSAAPENELLEARLPRLAEGLLVSAEASGNLVVVRTPPGGAQYLASAMDRSVMPDVLGTIAGDDTVLLVSRDPAGGDRLAARLLDLADGRRDAADPAEVPPAAP encoded by the coding sequence ATGAGCGAGGCTCGCCGCGCCCTGGCGCAGACCAAGACCTCCCGCCAGCAGCGGATCGTCCAGCTCCTCACCCATCGCGAGGTGTCCTCGCAGTCGCAGCTGGCGCAGCTGCTGACCGCCGAGGGCATCGAGGTCACCCAGGCCACGCTCTCGCGGGATCTGGTCGAGCTGCAGGCGGAGAAGGTGCGCGGCTCCGCCGGCAGCCTCGTGTACCGCCTCCCCCCGGAGGGCGGCTCCGCCCGCCCCAGCGCCGCACCGGAGAACGAGCTGCTCGAGGCGCGCCTGCCCCGCCTGGCCGAGGGCCTGCTCGTCTCGGCCGAGGCCAGCGGCAACCTCGTGGTGGTCCGCACCCCTCCGGGAGGTGCGCAGTATCTCGCCTCGGCCATGGACAGGTCCGTCATGCCGGACGTCCTCGGTACGATCGCCGGGGACGACACGGTGCTGCTGGTCTCCCGGGACCCGGCCGGCGGCGATCGGCTCGCCGCGCGCCTGCTGGACCTCGCGGACGGCCGGCGCGACGCGGCCGACCCCGCGGAGGTGCCGCCGGCAGCCCCGTGA
- a CDS encoding ornithine carbamoyltransferase (PFAM: Aspartate/ornithine carbamoyltransferase, Asp/Orn binding domain; Aspartate/ornithine carbamoyltransferase, carbamoyl-P binding domain~TIGRFAM: ornithine carbamoyltransferase) has translation MPRHFLRDDDLGPAEQKQVLALALELSQDRFARRPLEGPRTVAILFDKSSTRTRISFATGVAELGGSPLVMEAGASQLGRGESIADTTEVLTRMVSAIVWRTFGQERIEEMAAHATVPVVNALTDEFHPCQILADLQTIAQHTGGLAEGDAALAGRSLAYLGDGANNMAHSYLLGGATAGMDVRIAAPAGHRPDPAILARAEQIAATTGGAVTVTEDPREAVAGASAVLTDTWVSMGQEGEDGRGEETFSPYQVTAELMELSGGMFLHCLPAYRGKEVTAEVIDGPASVVWDEAENRLHAQKALLTWLLDHPDERTAAHARSREEGR, from the coding sequence ATGCCCCGCCACTTCCTGCGCGACGACGATCTCGGCCCCGCCGAGCAGAAGCAGGTCCTCGCCCTCGCCCTCGAGCTCTCGCAGGACCGCTTCGCCCGCCGCCCCCTCGAGGGGCCGCGCACCGTCGCGATCCTCTTCGACAAGTCCTCCACCCGCACCCGGATCTCCTTCGCGACCGGGGTGGCCGAGCTGGGCGGCAGCCCGCTGGTGATGGAGGCCGGTGCGAGCCAGCTGGGCCGCGGAGAATCCATCGCCGACACCACCGAGGTGCTCACCCGGATGGTCTCGGCGATCGTGTGGCGCACCTTCGGCCAGGAGCGCATCGAGGAGATGGCGGCGCACGCGACGGTCCCCGTCGTCAACGCCCTCACCGACGAGTTCCACCCCTGCCAGATCCTCGCGGACCTGCAGACCATCGCCCAGCACACCGGGGGACTGGCCGAGGGCGACGCCGCGCTGGCCGGCCGCTCCCTCGCCTACCTCGGCGACGGAGCGAACAACATGGCCCACTCCTACCTGCTGGGCGGCGCGACCGCCGGCATGGACGTGCGCATCGCCGCCCCCGCCGGCCACCGCCCGGATCCGGCGATCCTCGCCCGCGCCGAGCAGATCGCCGCGACCACCGGGGGAGCGGTCACCGTCACCGAGGACCCCCGCGAAGCGGTCGCCGGTGCGAGCGCCGTGCTCACCGACACCTGGGTCTCGATGGGCCAGGAGGGCGAGGACGGGCGCGGCGAGGAGACCTTCTCCCCGTACCAGGTCACGGCCGAGCTCATGGAGCTCTCCGGCGGGATGTTCCTCCACTGCCTGCCCGCCTACCGCGGCAAGGAGGTCACCGCCGAGGTGATCGACGGGCCTGCCTCCGTGGTCTGGGACGAGGCGGAGAACCGGCTGCACGCCCAGAAGGCCCTGCTCACCTGGCTGCTGGACCACCCGGACGAGCGCACCGCGGCCCATGCCCGATCCCGGGAGGAGGGGCGATGA
- a CDS encoding acetylornithine/succinylornithine aminotransferase (PFAM: Aminotransferase class-III~TIGRFAM: acetylornithine and succinylornithine aminotransferases), translating to MSEQISPQDRRAPEQGAAPGYAERYGTALLPVFGTPQKILARGEGVHVWDTEGTRYLDLLAGIAVNTLGHAHPALLSAMTKQMGTLGHISNFFASAPQIELAEKLLELAQAPAGSGVFFANSGTEANETAFKIARRTGRPRILALSSSFHGRTMGALALTSKEAYRAPFEPLPGGVEFLPAGDEQALAAALAPGDVAAVFAEPIQGEAGVRPLDPEYLRALRRLTREHGTLLILDEVQTGMGRTGHWFAHQAIDGLQPDVMTLAKGLGGGFPVGAVISFGTEVHDLLQPGQHGTTFGGNPLAAAAGLAVIGTLVEEDLLAHVRSAGARLRNDVLGLGHPLIEDVRGSGLLLGIALAAPVAKQAAAAALAAGFIVNAPDDSTLRLAPPLIITDQELATFTAALPGLLDAVATVSAPEGEN from the coding sequence ATGTCTGAGCAGATCAGCCCGCAGGACCGGAGAGCACCGGAGCAGGGAGCCGCGCCGGGGTACGCGGAGCGCTACGGCACCGCGCTGCTGCCCGTCTTCGGCACCCCGCAGAAGATCCTCGCCCGCGGCGAGGGCGTGCACGTGTGGGACACCGAGGGCACGCGATACCTCGACCTGCTCGCCGGGATCGCGGTGAACACGCTCGGCCACGCCCATCCGGCGCTGCTGTCCGCGATGACCAAGCAGATGGGCACCCTCGGGCACATCTCGAACTTCTTCGCCTCGGCCCCGCAGATCGAGCTGGCCGAGAAGCTGCTCGAGCTCGCGCAGGCCCCGGCCGGCTCCGGGGTGTTCTTCGCGAACTCCGGCACCGAGGCCAACGAGACGGCGTTCAAGATCGCGCGCCGCACCGGCCGGCCCCGCATCCTCGCGCTGAGCAGCTCCTTCCATGGCCGCACGATGGGCGCGCTCGCGCTCACCTCGAAGGAGGCCTACCGCGCCCCCTTCGAGCCGCTGCCCGGCGGGGTCGAGTTCCTCCCCGCCGGGGACGAGCAGGCCCTCGCCGCAGCACTCGCCCCCGGTGACGTCGCCGCGGTGTTCGCCGAGCCGATCCAGGGAGAGGCCGGCGTGCGTCCGCTCGATCCCGAGTACCTCCGGGCGCTGCGCCGCCTCACCCGCGAGCACGGCACCCTGCTGATCCTCGACGAGGTGCAGACGGGCATGGGCCGCACCGGGCACTGGTTCGCGCACCAGGCGATCGACGGGCTCCAGCCGGATGTGATGACCCTCGCCAAGGGCCTCGGCGGCGGCTTCCCGGTCGGGGCCGTGATCAGCTTCGGCACCGAGGTGCACGATCTCCTCCAGCCCGGCCAGCACGGCACCACCTTCGGCGGCAACCCCCTGGCCGCCGCCGCCGGGCTCGCCGTGATCGGCACCCTCGTCGAGGAGGACCTGCTCGCACACGTGCGCAGCGCGGGCGCGCGGCTGAGGAACGACGTCCTCGGCCTCGGCCACCCCCTGATCGAGGACGTGCGCGGCAGCGGGCTGCTGCTCGGCATCGCCCTCGCGGCACCGGTGGCGAAGCAGGCCGCTGCGGCGGCGCTCGCCGCGGGCTTCATCGTCAACGCGCCCGACGACTCCACGCTGCGCCTCGCCCCGCCGCTGATCATCACCGACCAGGAGCTGGCCACCTTCACCGCCGCGCTGCCCGGTCTGCTCGACGCCGTCGCGACCGTGTCGGCCCCCGAAGGAGAGAACTGA
- a CDS encoding N-acetylglutamate kinase (PFAM: Amino acid kinase family~TIGRFAM: acetylglutamate kinase): MSTTPHTPEPPASDPSAAAQASSAAPADSPLVGKNPLAQLDAARTEAREKSEVLIEAMPWMQRFRGKIVVVKYGGNAMVDDELRRGFAADIVFMRLAGIHVVVVHGGGPQINAMLERVGKQSTFRGGLRVTDTETMDIARMVLVGQVGRELVGLINHHGPFAIGMSGEDARLFTATRRGTVVDGEDVDLGHVGAVSSVNIASISDLLEGGRIPVISSIAPEVDAQGDPTGEVLNINADLAAAALAEGLDAEKLVMLTDVEGLYRDWPDRASLIPEISASELREMLPTLTAGMIPKAEALLGAVDAGVRTAAMIDGRIEHAVLLEVFTTKGVGTMVRRDDYV; this comes from the coding sequence ATGAGCACCACCCCGCACACCCCCGAACCCCCGGCATCGGACCCGTCGGCCGCCGCCCAGGCATCGTCGGCCGCTCCTGCGGACTCCCCGCTGGTGGGCAAGAACCCCCTGGCCCAGCTCGATGCCGCCCGCACCGAGGCGCGGGAGAAGTCCGAGGTGCTCATCGAGGCGATGCCCTGGATGCAGCGCTTCCGCGGCAAGATCGTCGTGGTGAAGTACGGCGGCAACGCGATGGTCGACGACGAGCTGCGCCGCGGCTTCGCCGCCGACATCGTCTTCATGCGCCTGGCCGGCATCCACGTGGTCGTCGTCCACGGCGGCGGCCCGCAGATCAACGCGATGCTCGAGCGAGTGGGCAAACAGTCCACCTTCCGCGGCGGCCTGCGCGTCACCGACACCGAGACCATGGACATCGCCCGGATGGTGCTGGTGGGCCAGGTGGGCCGTGAGCTCGTGGGCCTGATCAACCATCACGGCCCCTTCGCGATCGGCATGTCCGGGGAGGACGCCCGGCTGTTCACCGCCACCCGCCGCGGCACCGTCGTGGACGGCGAGGACGTCGACCTCGGCCACGTCGGCGCGGTCTCCTCGGTGAACATCGCCTCGATCAGCGATCTGCTCGAGGGCGGGAGGATCCCGGTGATCTCCTCGATCGCCCCCGAGGTGGATGCCCAGGGCGACCCCACGGGCGAGGTGCTCAACATCAACGCCGACCTCGCCGCCGCCGCGCTCGCCGAGGGCCTCGACGCCGAGAAGCTCGTGATGCTCACCGACGTCGAGGGCCTGTACCGCGACTGGCCCGACCGGGCCTCGCTGATCCCCGAGATCTCCGCCTCCGAGCTGCGGGAGATGCTCCCCACGCTCACGGCCGGGATGATCCCCAAGGCCGAGGCGCTGCTCGGCGCGGTCGACGCCGGGGTGCGCACCGCCGCCATGATCGACGGCCGCATCGAGCACGCCGTGCTGCTGGAGGTGTTCACGACGAAGGGCGTGGGCACGATGGTGAGGAGGGACGACTATGTCTGA
- a CDS encoding glutamate N-acetyltransferase/amino-acid acetyltransferase (PFAM: ArgJ family~TIGRFAM: glutamate N-acetyltransferase/amino-acid acetyltransferase) → MSITRPRGFRAVGLPAGIKSTGAPDLAVIVNDGPRDTAAAVFTANRVQAAPVLWSRQVVADGRARAVILNSGGANACTGPEGFADTRRTAEHLAAELEVDAQDVLVCSTGLIGERLPMPPLLAGATTATAQLGAGTEADETTARAIMTTDTVPKTAEATTPSGAVVGGIAKGAGMLAPQLATMLVVLTTDADVDAATADAALRAATATTFDRVDSDACMSTNDTVILLASGASGIAASLEELSEAVRAVSADLARQLVADAEGASHDVHVVVRSATTEQAALAVAREIARSNLVKAAIFGNDPNWGRIVSAAGCVPEEVAPFAVEDLSVTVNGIEVCRGGGAHRDRSEVDMTPRETLIEVDLGAGTAAGDIWTNDLTHDYVEENSAYSS, encoded by the coding sequence GTGTCGATCACCCGTCCCCGCGGCTTCCGCGCCGTCGGCCTTCCGGCCGGCATCAAGTCCACCGGTGCGCCGGATCTCGCCGTCATCGTCAACGACGGCCCGCGCGACACCGCCGCCGCCGTGTTCACCGCCAACCGGGTCCAGGCGGCTCCCGTGCTCTGGTCGCGCCAGGTCGTCGCCGACGGCCGCGCCCGCGCCGTGATCCTGAACTCCGGCGGTGCCAACGCCTGCACCGGCCCGGAGGGCTTCGCCGACACCCGCCGCACCGCCGAGCATCTCGCCGCCGAGCTCGAGGTCGACGCGCAGGACGTGCTGGTCTGCTCGACCGGGCTGATCGGTGAACGCCTGCCGATGCCGCCGCTGCTGGCCGGCGCCACCACCGCGACCGCACAGCTCGGTGCCGGGACGGAGGCCGACGAGACCACCGCCCGCGCGATCATGACCACCGACACCGTCCCCAAGACCGCCGAGGCCACCACCCCCTCCGGCGCCGTCGTGGGCGGCATCGCCAAGGGAGCGGGCATGCTCGCGCCCCAGCTCGCGACGATGCTCGTGGTGCTCACCACCGATGCGGACGTCGATGCCGCGACCGCCGACGCCGCGCTGCGCGCCGCGACCGCGACCACCTTCGACCGGGTCGACTCCGACGCCTGCATGTCCACCAACGACACCGTGATCCTGCTGGCCTCGGGGGCGAGCGGCATCGCCGCCTCCCTCGAGGAGCTCAGCGAGGCGGTGCGCGCCGTCAGCGCGGACCTCGCCCGCCAGCTGGTCGCCGACGCGGAGGGCGCGAGCCACGACGTGCACGTGGTGGTCCGCTCCGCCACCACCGAGCAGGCCGCGCTGGCCGTGGCCCGCGAGATCGCCCGCTCCAACCTGGTCAAGGCCGCGATCTTCGGCAACGACCCGAACTGGGGCCGCATCGTCTCTGCCGCGGGCTGCGTGCCCGAGGAGGTCGCCCCCTTCGCGGTCGAGGACCTCTCGGTCACCGTCAACGGCATCGAGGTGTGCCGCGGCGGGGGAGCCCACCGCGACCGCTCGGAGGTGGACATGACCCCGCGCGAGACCCTCATCGAGGTGGACCTCGGCGCCGGCACCGCCGCGGGAGACATCTGGACCAACGACCTCACCCACGACTACGTCGAAGAGAACAGCGCCTACTCCTCATGA
- a CDS encoding N-acetyl-gamma-glutamyl-phosphate reductase (PFAM: Semialdehyde dehydrogenase, NAD binding domain; Semialdehyde dehydrogenase, dimerisation domain~TIGRFAM: N-acetyl-gamma-glutamyl-phosphate reductase, common form), translated as MSSEPGVVPAVPSAAPAVPSAAPAVSSAAPAVPAERTTRRPRVAVVGASGYAGGETLRLLAGHPGVEIATVAAHSSAGKRLSEVAPHIDLGHDPVLQETSVATLRGHDVVVLALPHGQSGTIAASLRAEDPDVLVLDLGADHRLESAEEWTAYYGSEHSGTWTYGMPELPLADGTRQREQLRGAREIAVPGCNATAVSLALAPLVRAGLVDAGHLSAVLPVGYSGAGRSAKQHLLFSEASGSASPYAVGGTHRHVPEVLQNLRRATGRDDQRLGFTPVLVPMSRGILAVCTAPVSEGTTTEDLLAALAADYAEEHFVTVLPEGVFPTTGEVAGANTLRIGAVVDRRSGQATVISALDNLVKGTAGAAIQSLNLALGMSEGTGLSRTALAP; from the coding sequence ATGTCTTCCGAGCCCGGTGTTGTCCCCGCCGTCCCGTCCGCCGCTCCCGCCGTCCCGTCCGCCGCTCCCGCCGTCTCGTCCGCCGCTCCCGCCGTCCCGGCCGAGCGCACGACCCGTCGTCCCCGTGTCGCCGTGGTCGGCGCCTCCGGGTATGCCGGGGGAGAGACGCTGCGCCTGCTCGCCGGGCATCCGGGGGTCGAGATCGCGACGGTCGCCGCGCACTCGAGCGCCGGCAAGCGGCTCTCGGAGGTCGCCCCGCACATCGATCTCGGGCACGACCCCGTGCTGCAGGAGACGAGCGTCGCGACGCTGCGCGGGCACGATGTGGTCGTGCTCGCCCTGCCTCACGGCCAGTCCGGCACGATCGCCGCCTCGCTGCGGGCCGAGGACCCGGATGTGCTGGTCCTCGACCTCGGGGCCGATCATCGCCTCGAGAGCGCCGAGGAGTGGACCGCCTACTACGGCAGCGAGCACTCCGGCACCTGGACCTACGGCATGCCCGAGCTGCCGCTCGCGGACGGCACCCGTCAGCGCGAGCAGCTGCGCGGCGCACGCGAGATCGCCGTGCCCGGCTGCAACGCCACCGCCGTGTCCCTCGCGCTCGCCCCGCTGGTGCGGGCCGGGCTCGTCGACGCCGGCCACCTCAGCGCCGTGCTGCCCGTCGGCTACTCGGGCGCCGGGCGCTCCGCGAAGCAGCACCTGCTGTTCAGCGAGGCCTCCGGCTCCGCCTCCCCGTACGCCGTGGGAGGCACGCACCGGCACGTGCCCGAGGTGCTGCAGAACCTCCGCCGCGCCACGGGCCGGGACGATCAGCGGCTCGGCTTCACCCCCGTGCTGGTGCCCATGAGCCGCGGCATCCTCGCCGTGTGCACGGCCCCCGTGAGCGAGGGCACCACCACTGAGGATCTCCTCGCGGCGCTCGCCGCCGACTACGCCGAGGAGCACTTCGTGACCGTCCTGCCCGAGGGGGTCTTCCCGACCACCGGCGAGGTGGCCGGCGCCAACACCCTGCGCATCGGCGCCGTGGTGGACCGCCGCAGCGGCCAGGCCACCGTCATCTCGGCGCTGGACAACCTCGTCAAGGGCACGGCCGGCGCCGCTATCCAGTCCCTGAACCTGGCTCTGGGGATGTCCGAGGGCACCGGGCTGAGCCGCACCGCGCTCGCCCCCTGA
- a CDS encoding ABC-type dipeptide/oligopeptide/nickel transport system, permease component (PFAM: Binding-protein-dependent transport system inner membrane component), giving the protein MTNSATQSSPAGVTPADETPSKGPRRVPPNLVFLGKRAGTYLVVFLVSVVLNFVLPRLMPNDPAQSMIRDIYEKTGQRPSEYQMTIIHNMYGDPDAPIWEQFWNYLTQLAQLDLGRSIMYYPMEVTDLIVQALPWTVYLGLISTLLGWIIGTYLGARLGWRPGRVLDSILTPFAMFFSSIPPFWLGLLLVWYLSYSKGLFPAQGAVNQRVRPADFTNLDWVLSIAYHSILPLFCLVVVGFTGWLFSMRNMMITTVNEDYVHLARAKGLSPERVRTAYAARNALLPNITGLAMSMGGVLMAVVLAESVFIYPGLGGLIGASTAVRDYPLMQALLLIVIILSLVFNFIADSVYVLLDPRTREGS; this is encoded by the coding sequence GTGACCAACAGTGCGACACAGTCGTCGCCGGCGGGAGTGACCCCCGCTGACGAGACCCCCTCCAAGGGGCCCCGCCGCGTCCCCCCGAACCTGGTCTTCCTGGGTAAACGGGCCGGGACGTACCTGGTGGTGTTCCTGGTGTCCGTGGTGCTCAACTTCGTGCTCCCTCGGCTCATGCCGAACGACCCCGCCCAGTCGATGATCCGTGACATCTACGAGAAGACCGGCCAGCGTCCGTCCGAGTACCAGATGACGATCATCCACAACATGTACGGCGATCCTGACGCCCCGATCTGGGAACAGTTCTGGAACTACCTCACCCAGCTGGCGCAGCTCGACCTGGGCCGCTCGATCATGTACTACCCGATGGAGGTCACTGATCTCATCGTCCAGGCGCTGCCGTGGACGGTGTACCTGGGTCTGATCTCGACCCTCCTCGGCTGGATCATCGGCACCTATCTCGGCGCGCGCCTGGGCTGGCGTCCAGGCAGAGTGCTGGACTCGATCCTCACGCCGTTCGCGATGTTCTTCTCCTCGATCCCGCCGTTCTGGCTCGGGCTCCTGCTGGTCTGGTACCTGTCCTACTCCAAGGGCCTGTTCCCGGCGCAGGGAGCGGTGAACCAGCGGGTGCGGCCCGCTGACTTCACGAACCTGGACTGGGTGCTGAGCATTGCGTACCACTCGATTCTTCCGCTGTTCTGCCTGGTGGTCGTGGGGTTCACGGGATGGCTGTTCAGCATGCGCAACATGATGATCACGACCGTCAACGAGGACTATGTGCACCTCGCGCGGGCCAAGGGGCTCTCTCCCGAGCGTGTACGCACCGCCTACGCCGCACGCAACGCGCTCCTGCCCAACATCACGGGCCTCGCGATGTCGATGGGCGGTGTGCTGATGGCCGTCGTGCTGGCCGAATCCGTCTTCATCTACCCGGGGCTCGGCGGTCTGATCGGCGCCTCGACCGCCGTGCGCGACTACCCGCTGATGCAGGCCCTGCTGCTGATCGTCATCATCCTCAGCCTCGTCTTCAACTTCATCGCCGACAGCGTCTACGTGCTGCTCGACCCGCGCACTCGAGAAGGGAGCTGA